A window of the Juglans microcarpa x Juglans regia isolate MS1-56 chromosome 5D, Jm3101_v1.0, whole genome shotgun sequence genome harbors these coding sequences:
- the LOC121265626 gene encoding uncharacterized protein LOC121265626 isoform X3, producing MSLFCQSQTSCFRYLILYAPDVGLLLIQVCQMSIPESLFSSSPSPSPSLPQTSSGRVELVSKFVSDRLVQKFYDVSEFGFDYEQSGLWSPPVQRTVFMSSSGKIFTEADILSKLRSALQRHRRGRKHRLCFNVLVCCFRVRCSRA from the exons ATGTCTCTCTTTTGTCAATCACAAACCTCCTGTTTTCgttatcttatattatatgctCCCGACGTTGGCTTATTATTGATTCAAGTTTGTCAAATGTCCATTCCCGAAAGCCTATTTTCTTCTTCGCCTTCGCCTTCGCCTTCTTTGCCTCAGACCTCTTCTGGGAGAGTTGAACTAGTTTCCAAGTTTGTATCGGATCGACTTGTTCAGAAGTTTTATGATGTGTCTGAATTCGGCTTTGATTACGAGCAAAGTGGATTGTGGTCTCCTCCGGTCCAGAGGACTGTGTTCATGAGCTCCTCTGGGAAAATATTCACGGAAGCAGATATTCTGTCAAAACTCAGAAGCGCATTGCAGAGGCATCGTCGTGGAAGGAAACACAGACTTTGTTTCAAT GTATTGGTTTGCTGCTTCCGAGTGAGATGTTCAAG aGCTTAA
- the LOC121265626 gene encoding uncharacterized protein LOC121265626 isoform X2, whose translation MSLFCQSQTSCFRYLILYAPDVGLLLIQVCQMSIPESLFSSSPSPSPSLPQTSSGRVELVSKFVSDRLVQKFYDVSEFGFDYEQSGLWSPPVQRTVFMSSSGKIFTEADILSKLRSALQRHRRGRKHRLCFNVLVCCFRVRCSSELSMS comes from the exons ATGTCTCTCTTTTGTCAATCACAAACCTCCTGTTTTCgttatcttatattatatgctCCCGACGTTGGCTTATTATTGATTCAAGTTTGTCAAATGTCCATTCCCGAAAGCCTATTTTCTTCTTCGCCTTCGCCTTCGCCTTCTTTGCCTCAGACCTCTTCTGGGAGAGTTGAACTAGTTTCCAAGTTTGTATCGGATCGACTTGTTCAGAAGTTTTATGATGTGTCTGAATTCGGCTTTGATTACGAGCAAAGTGGATTGTGGTCTCCTCCGGTCCAGAGGACTGTGTTCATGAGCTCCTCTGGGAAAATATTCACGGAAGCAGATATTCTGTCAAAACTCAGAAGCGCATTGCAGAGGCATCGTCGTGGAAGGAAACACAGACTTTGTTTCAAT GTATTGGTTTGCTGCTTCCGAGTGAGATGTTCAAG TGAATTGAGCATGTCTTAG
- the LOC121265626 gene encoding uncharacterized protein LOC121265626 isoform X1, with amino-acid sequence MSLFCQSQTSCFRYLILYAPDVGLLLIQVCQMSIPESLFSSSPSPSPSLPQTSSGRVELVSKFVSDRLVQKFYDVSEFGFDYEQSGLWSPPVQRTVFMSSSGKIFTEADILSKLRSALQRHRRGRKHRLCFNVLVCCFRVRCSRVMQGKRKAWKVERAAKTGPEMKMQTWNRKVRRVT; translated from the exons ATGTCTCTCTTTTGTCAATCACAAACCTCCTGTTTTCgttatcttatattatatgctCCCGACGTTGGCTTATTATTGATTCAAGTTTGTCAAATGTCCATTCCCGAAAGCCTATTTTCTTCTTCGCCTTCGCCTTCGCCTTCTTTGCCTCAGACCTCTTCTGGGAGAGTTGAACTAGTTTCCAAGTTTGTATCGGATCGACTTGTTCAGAAGTTTTATGATGTGTCTGAATTCGGCTTTGATTACGAGCAAAGTGGATTGTGGTCTCCTCCGGTCCAGAGGACTGTGTTCATGAGCTCCTCTGGGAAAATATTCACGGAAGCAGATATTCTGTCAAAACTCAGAAGCGCATTGCAGAGGCATCGTCGTGGAAGGAAACACAGACTTTGTTTCAAT GTATTGGTTTGCTGCTTCCGAGTGAGATGTTCAAG GGTTATGCaggggaaaagaaaagcatGGAAAGTGGAACGAGCTGCAAAAACCGGACCTGAGATGAAAATGCAGACTTGGAACAGGAAAGTCAGGCGAGTGACTTGA